In a single window of the Bacillus mycoides genome:
- a CDS encoding peptide MFS transporter: MDTALKLDKAGEQQSPKKHPPGLYLLFLTEMWERFSYYGMRGLLVLYLTTAAVSGGLGFDKAVAVQLYGTFTAAVYFMPIIGGWLTDHYITRRHAITLGGIIMAIGNFVLFSMNTKTGLFLGLILLVIGNGFFKPNISTLLGELYGENDSRRDSAFTIFYMGINVGAFFAPLICGFLAEDFFKTSANGVIVMGYKYGFLAACIGMIIGQIVFNLLAPRYLGKAGTTVVGKRSKNQPVVEKKPLTKQEKNRTWAIVILTCFVVFFWAGFEQAGSSLTLYTNKFVDRTIFGWEVPTSWFQSVNPAFIVLLAPFVSMLWLKLSKTKRGDLKVPTKMAFGMILLGIGYLVLTLAVLKTGSSEADITVKANLLFIVITYLFHTIGELFLSPIGLSMVSAIAPVKLASLLMGVWLAGTGMANWLAGKLASFTQSLGYLEVFASIGIIVIILGFVLLLFSKKVASMME, from the coding sequence ATGGATACAGCTTTAAAATTAGACAAAGCTGGAGAACAACAATCACCAAAAAAACATCCACCAGGATTATATTTGTTGTTCTTAACAGAAATGTGGGAAAGATTTAGTTATTATGGAATGCGCGGCCTTTTAGTTCTTTATTTAACAACTGCTGCTGTTAGTGGCGGGTTAGGATTTGATAAGGCAGTCGCAGTGCAATTATATGGTACTTTTACAGCGGCAGTATATTTCATGCCAATTATAGGCGGATGGCTAACGGATCATTATATTACAAGACGTCATGCCATTACTCTCGGCGGAATTATTATGGCAATCGGCAACTTTGTACTATTCTCAATGAATACAAAAACAGGACTATTCCTTGGATTAATACTATTAGTTATTGGTAATGGATTCTTCAAACCAAATATTTCTACACTGTTAGGTGAATTGTATGGTGAAAATGATTCACGTCGTGACAGTGCATTTACTATCTTCTATATGGGTATTAACGTAGGTGCTTTCTTCGCTCCACTTATTTGTGGATTTTTAGCAGAAGATTTCTTTAAAACAAGCGCTAATGGCGTTATTGTTATGGGATATAAATACGGATTCTTAGCAGCTTGTATCGGTATGATTATTGGACAAATTGTTTTCAACTTATTAGCTCCTCGTTACCTTGGTAAAGCAGGAACAACAGTTGTCGGTAAAAGATCAAAAAATCAGCCTGTAGTCGAAAAGAAACCTTTAACAAAACAAGAGAAAAATCGTACTTGGGCAATTGTAATTTTAACTTGTTTCGTAGTATTCTTCTGGGCAGGATTTGAACAAGCTGGTAGTTCTCTAACACTTTATACAAATAAATTTGTTGATCGTACAATTTTCGGTTGGGAAGTGCCAACATCTTGGTTCCAATCCGTTAACCCAGCATTCATCGTACTACTTGCACCATTTGTATCTATGCTATGGTTAAAACTTTCTAAAACAAAACGCGGTGATTTAAAAGTGCCAACAAAAATGGCATTTGGTATGATTTTACTAGGTATAGGTTATCTTGTTTTAACATTAGCAGTTCTAAAAACTGGAAGTAGTGAAGCAGATATAACTGTAAAAGCAAATTTATTATTCATCGTTATCACTTATCTCTTCCATACAATTGGTGAGCTATTCTTATCACCAATCGGTCTATCAATGGTAAGTGCAATCGCTCCTGTAAAATTAGCATCATTACTAATGGGGGTATGGTTAGCTGGTACGGGTATGGCTAACTGGTTAGCAGGTAAACTTGCTTCCTTTACACAATCATTAGGATACCTTGAAGTATTTGCAAGTATCGGTATTATCGTTATCATCTTAGGCTTTGTACTTCTTCTCTTCTCTAAAAAAGTTGCAAGTATGATGGAATAA
- a CDS encoding acid-soluble spore protein H, whose amino-acid sequence MDVKRVKQILSSSSRIDVTYEGVPVWIESCDEQKGSAQVYDVSNPGESVHVDVTALEEM is encoded by the coding sequence ATGGATGTAAAACGTGTGAAACAGATATTATCTTCTTCAAGTAGAATTGATGTTACATACGAGGGAGTCCCCGTATGGATTGAGAGCTGTGATGAGCAGAAGGGTAGTGCTCAAGTGTATGACGTATCCAACCCAGGAGAGAGCGTTCACGTGGATGTCACGGCTTTAGAAGAGATGTAA
- a CDS encoding ArsR/SmtB family transcription factor, whose translation MNQNQFDCRISEEDVQMLRALAHPLRLRLVMELMQRGTCNVTQLQEVLEIPQSTVSQHLTKLKQNKVVRFERRGLEVYYQIHNDKVSEVVKTLFS comes from the coding sequence ATGAACCAAAACCAATTTGACTGTCGTATTTCAGAAGAAGACGTACAGATGTTAAGAGCATTAGCTCATCCACTTCGTCTACGTTTAGTAATGGAACTGATGCAGCGTGGAACATGTAATGTAACACAATTACAAGAGGTATTAGAAATTCCGCAATCAACTGTTTCGCAGCATTTAACGAAATTAAAACAAAATAAAGTAGTACGCTTTGAGAGACGCGGGTTAGAGGTGTACTATCAAATTCATAACGATAAAGTAAGTGAAGTAGTAAAAACATTATTTTCTTAA